The genome window TCGGTTGTGAAATTCATTGTTTTCCCGCACACGCGAAAATCCGCTCGCAAGCATTAATAGAAAGTATATGTGGTTTTTCTGTGTATCATTTTCAGCAAGATTATCGAGAAGCGTATGCTCCTCTGCTACATGCCCATGTTCTGCGAGAGTTTCTTTTAGATGGTCGGAGACTGTCTTTACTTCCGCTGAAGACAGCTGGTCTTTCAGTTTTCCGAGCGCGTGGTTTTCTATCTGACGGACGCGTTCACGCGTTATGCCGTAGTCTTGCCCAATCGCTTCAAGGGTTTCTTTTTCCGTGCCCTTGCCAATACCATAACGGCGTTCGAGGATTTGACGTGAACGCTCGGGGAGTTGTTTGAGGAGGCCCCTGGTAACCGCTTCCGGCTTTATCGGCAATTTTTTCATAAGATATTTAAACGTAACATAATAGTAAAATATAGTCAAGTCTTTTGAAAAACATTCTTTTATGGCTTAAACAAGCTCCCAAGATTTATAGCAGAATAGCTCCTTTTTGGCAAGATATGTCTTGAACGAAGGCGCATTGCGTGGTAGGATAGCGACAGAAATAGCAATATTTTGGGGAGGTCTTTGACAGTGGAAGAGAAAGGACTCACTACGGGAAGAGCGCCTTTTATTGAAGGCGCAAAGAGCAGAAATGAGATGTTTATCCATCAGCCGTACGAATTGTACACCGAAGAAAACCACGATGCTTGGCGAGATTTATATAAAAGAATATGGAATCGCTGGGAAAAGTATGCGAACCCCGCATTCTTAGAAGGTATTCAGTTGCTTCATTTAAACCCTGACCGCATTCCGAATCTTACGGATGTAAATGCATTTCTTGAGCCACTTACTGGGTTCCAGGCAAAGCCGGTGTCGGGGTATGTCCCTGCGGGTATTTTTTTTGATTGTTTGCGGAGGCGTGAATTTCCGACAACTATTACCATCCGGGATAAGAACCGGCTGGATTATCTTCCGGAGCCGGATATTTTCCACGATGTGGGCGGCCATGTTCCAATGCATACGAATAAAGAATTTGCCGATGTGCTAGTTCGCTTTGGTGAGTGCGCGCGCGCTTCGGTGCAGCGGGGCATTTCTTCTCTTGCAGATATCGAGAATCGTCGCAGATATCTTGGGAATATCATCAAAGCAATGGCCCGCTTTTTTTGGTTTACCGTTGAGTTTGGGCTCATGAAGGATAGCGGGGGTGCGCTTAAAGCATATGGGAGTGGATTACTTTCCAGTCATGGCGAGTTAGAGCATTGCATTGTATCGCCCGCAGTGCAGCGGTTCCCGGCGCAGATTGAATGGATGATAAATCAATACTTTGAGATAGATCATTACCAGCCACTATTGTTTGTTGTTGAGGGCTTTGATCATTTGTTCTCATTGGTAGACGACTTGGAGCATTGGATGCGTGATGGCAAGTTGGACAATGTTGCTCCGGGAGAGCCGAATATTTCCGATTCCGATATCGATAGCTTTTTGGAAGCTATCCAAAAATAAAAAATAAGGAAGGCGCAATGCCTTCCTTTTTATTTTTTCCCGCTGAATAGCTGAGGTTTTCATACAATCCTCCGTTACATATGTTCAGGCGCATGAATGCCGAGAATGTGTAGTGTGTTTTGCAGCACAGTCTGAACTCCTTCTACAAGCGCAGCACGCGCGGCTTCAAGCTCTTTGTTTTCCTGGATGACATGATGTTCTTCGTAGAAATCATGGAATGCGTGCGCGAGCTCATATGCGTACCGGGGGATGTGATGCACCTGGAATGTGCGCGCAGCATCCTCAATAACATCAGGGAATTGCGCCATATGTTTTATGAGCGCCAATTCCTTTTGTTCGGTGAGCAGTGCGTAGTCAGGATGTTTTTGCGATTGTGCTTCGTTGAGAATTGAAGCAATGCGCGCGTGCGCGTACTGGATGTAATAGACGGGATTTTTTGCAGAGTGCTCCCGCGCAATACCGAGATCAAAGTCCATATGCGTATCGGGGGATTTTTCCAAAAAGAAATAGCGGGCGGCATCAATGCCGATATCGTTTACAAAATCCGCAAGTGTTTCGAATTGCCCCGTTCGTTTTGACATGCGCACCTCCTTGCCATTTTCGGTAAGCCGTACGAGTTGCGTGATGATGACGCGGAACTGTTCATCGCGTATGCCAAGCGCGCGGAGGGCTGCTTGCAGGCGGGGAGCGTATCCGTGGTGGTCTGCGCCCCAGATGTCAATTACTGTGTTAAATTTTCTATCTGTGAATTTATTGAGGTGATAGGCGAGATCAGTCAAAAAATATGTCGGCTCCCCAGTGTTCCGGATGATTACGCGGTCCTCGGTATCTCCGTGTGCGCTTGTGCGCAGCCATAGTGCGCCGTCCTTTTCGTAATCCAAATTATGTTTTTTGAGCAGGTCTACAGCGGCGCGAACTTTTTTCTTATCAAACAATTCTTGCTCATGGAAGAAGACATCGGTATGAATGCCAATATCCTGTAATGTTTTCTCATTCTCTTTTTGTATGAATTGGGCAAGCGTGTGCCCCGCTTCTGCGGCAGTCATTCCCTCTATCTCCTTTTTTATATTCGGGTGCTCCTGCAGGTAGAGCTCTTCAATGTAGGGATATGCAGATTCTTCGCCGAGTGCAGTTTTTCCCAGGTCGCTTATCTGCTTGCTTGCCTTTGCGTCATTTACATAATACTCCGTTTCTACCGTAAAGCCCGCGTGTTTCAATGCGCGCGCAAGCGTGTCTCCTAAAAACGCTCCTCTGCCGTTCCCAAGCGTTATGGGCCCTGTCGGGTTTGCGGAAATGCATTCAACTTGTATTTTTTTCTGCTTTTTTTCTCCCGTGCCGTAGGACAACTTTTCTTTACGTATGGTTTCCAGCTCGCCGTACAGCAGTTCTTTTTTGAGGAAGAAATTAATAAACCCCGCGCCTGCGATGTCTATTTTCTCAAAAAGAGCGGAATCTATGTTTTGCACTAGATTTTGTGCGGCGTCTTTGCTGGATATGCTTTTTTGGGTGAGCAGAAAAGCGGCATTGGTTGCGTAGTCGCCATGTTCCGGGCGTTGTGGTACCTCTACTGTAACATCAATGCCCGGCGCTGCCTTTTCGATGGATTTTTGTATGCGTGTGCGGAGTGACATTACTATATTATAGGCGGATTTCATGTAAAAGAAAAAGAACTGCTATGTTTCTTTCTTTTTTGCCGAGCCTCAGGTATAGTACGAGGTAGTTTGTTCTATACAATATTATGCTAGGGAGGCTATGTAATGCGGAAGCGTATTGGGGTTTTTGCATGGATTTTCGCTGCGTGTATTCTCATCTTTGGCGGGTGCGCAAGCACGCACCAGAGCACAACAGAGGGCGTCGCTCAGCAGGCATCTGCGGGTAGCAGTTTGTCGCCGGGAGTTTCTTTACTAGGATTTGCAAAGCGCAGCCTGATGTTCGAGGAAGTAGAGAAGCTTGTTCTCAGAGATTCGTACTATCTTCCTAAAGACGCCGGACAGAAACGAAGAGTATTTTCTACATGCATGGATCGGTACAAAAACGCAGGCACGGATGATCCGACGCGCACTAATGAACTCACAGAAGCGCTCAATGCGTGCAATGCGGAAGATAAATGGGACGCATATTTTTCTCCAGATGCTTGGCAGGATTTTCAGATAGGAATGGGAACATCGTTCGGAGGGATAGGCGTTGAGATAGGATGGGATGGTAACAAAACCGGACTGCTTATCTCAAATATATTGCCCGGCTCGCCGCTGGAACAGTTACAGGTCCATGTGGGCGATGTCATTCGCTCCATACGCCAGGAAAACGAGACTGATCCCGTGTGTGTTGAGGGGAGAGAGCTAAAAGATCTCATCCGTCTCATACGAGGACCCATCGGCACAAAAGTATTTTTAGAGATTTGGCGGGGCCAGGAATGCATAGGTACATTTTCCGTAGAACGGCAAGAGGTAGACCCGCGGCACATTGTTACCAAGACATTTAATAATGGTACGGTCGGATATATTCAGTTTTCCGGATTTGAGCAGGATTTATTCAGGGAAAAGATACGGCCGGCTATTGAGTCATTTATTGCTTCGGGGGTTCGTAAGATTATCTTTGATGTGCGGGGCAACCCCGGAGGGTTGATAGAGGAACCGCTCTATCTTTCCGTGGGATTTATGGAGCCGCGTGCAATGATGCTGAGCGTTTGCAGAAGAGACAGTTGCAAGAATTATATAGCGCCGGAGGGAAGAGCGCTTTTCCGGGATGTCGCTGTTGTAATTCTGATCGATAAGAAATCCGCCTCCGCATCGGAATTATTTGCAGGCATCATGAAAACGCATAGAAAAGCATTCCTCATTGGCGAAACTACATACGGGAAGGGATGCGTGCAAGTAGTGGAGACTCTCTACAGTTCGCCTGGTTCGGCAGTTAAAATCACCACGGCTCTGTTTTATTTCGATCTTGCGCACACGATTACTCCGGAAGGAAACGGCGTTGCGCCTGATCTTATGGTGATAAATAATGACCCCGGACGGGACGCACAACTTGAGGCGGCGCTTGAGTATTTCCGTCTCATGGAACGTAACGGGCACTAATAAGAAAAACCGCTTGCATGCGCAAGCGGTTTTATTTTTTAATATTTGATTTGGAGCGGGTATTGATTAGGATACATATATGACATTATTGGTGCAAAACAAGAGGGCATCGTTTGATTACGAGATATTAGAGAAATTTGAAGCGGGCATGGAGCTCCGCGGGTTTGAGGCAAAATCATTGCGTATCGGGCGGGGAGCGCTTGCAGGTGCGCGTGTGATTATCCGCGGGGAAGAAGCGTATATCGTCGGCATGGATATCCCGCCGTATCAGGCCGCAAATACACCGAAGGGGCATGAAAGCGACCGTACGCGCCGTCTTCTATTAAAGAAGAGTGAAATAAAATATTTGATAGGAAAAGGGGAGGAAAAAGGATTGACAATTATCCCAATTCGTGTTTATACTAAAGGCCAGCGCGTAAAGCTTGAGATAGCAATCGCACGAGGGAAGAAAAAAGGCGACAAGCGGGAAAAAATTAAACAGCGCGAATCAAAACGGAAAATTGAACGAACATTAAAAGAGCACATGTAGCGCTTGATATCCATCAAGAACTTTTTAAGAAAGTTTTTGCTGGGGATGAAGGGCTTCGACGGGAGTGATAATGATATGCATGCTCAAGCCGAGGATAAAGAGTCACCTCGCAAATCATCTCTTTAACCAATACGTGCAAACAAACAACCTGCACTTGCTTACGCATAAACTGCCGTAGGCCGTTCTGTTCCTTGAGGCCTCATAGGGGAACAAGAATGTCAATTCATGAGACTTGGCTGTCCGCTGTTTCGACGGACAGCGACACACAGAAACACGCCGCTTTTCTGTTTCGCCTTGTTTAAGGGATAGCGGTTACACAAACGAGGCTACGCTTGTAAACCATCTTATCGTTCTCTTTCGGACGGGGGTTCAATTCCCCCCATCTCCACTGCTTGAGAATTAAGTACCATGGAGTGCTCTAAAACCCTTAAAGGAAGGGATAAGTTAGCGGTTCCAAATCCATGTTTTCTGTCATATACTAATGGCTCCTGAAAAACCAGTCTCAAGACCACTCTCTTATTGATTAAATCTCCAATAACCCAAGACATATAAGGGTTTTTGAGATAGTTGATGACCGTATTGAGGGCGGTTTCAAAATCTATATTGGATGGTTGTCTTGAACTATCAATCATTTCCCTAAGTAAAAGCTTTTTTTTAGCCAATCTTTCAATTTGAGTTTCGTAAATTTGAGCTACTCTATCGCTTGTAGCCTTGCATGCACGTTGACTGAGTTCCTCAATTTTTTCTGAAATGGTATCTAATTCGATTCTAGTTCTTCGCGAATTCTGTTCTAATTCATGTAATTTGAGTTTCCAGCGTTTAAGAAATAAGGCTTTAACAAGATTTAATCTGTGTTGCGTGGGCTCTATTTGCCTCAATATTGATTCAAAATCAGCTTCAATTTTTGCTTTATGAATGCTCTTGCCGTAGGCCTCACATCCTTTTGTTTTACAGCGGTAGTAAGCATATTTCTGAAGCCGGCCTCGGCTCCAAGCTGCTGTAAAGGGTTCTCGGCAGAGGGAACATAAGACACATCCTCTCAAAGGAAAATCTTCTCGGATGTCTATACGGGTGCGGGGCATTATCTTTTCTTGAAGCCTATCCTGGATTTTTTGAAATGTTACGAGACTAATAAGTGGCTGGTGATATCCTTTTCTTCTGGCAACTTCCCATTCCGGGTACTCGATATATCCTGTATAAATTATTCTCGTAAGCATTCGTTTTACGGTCTCAAGTGTTGGTCGAGACGAGTAATTTCTTGTAATTAGAAAACGCAAGACATCTATCTGTTCTTGAAATCTTCCCGATGCAAAGCCCTCCAGAACCTCTTTTATGATGCTTCCAGTACGTTTATCTATTGATAACAACTTCCCATGTACCGGGTCCTTTGCATGTTTATAACCAGGTGGAGGATAAAAGGGCCAATACCCTCTTTCTAATCTTGCTTTTTGTTTTTGTATCACCTGTCTTCTATTTTGTTTTCGTTCAAGCTCCCCCTGGGCAGCTAAGATAGTTTCGATAAATTCGCCTTCGGGACTATCATCAAAATTGAAATTTAGGCATTTTGGAGTGGCATTTCGTTTTTTTAGCGCCGTTCGCAATTTCCAGTGAAATTGAACATCTCGAGCGAATCTTTTTAGATCATCAAATATGATGACGTATTGGTTGTAAGGTTTGCTATCCAGATATTTCAAAAGCCGGGACATTGAAGGTCTGTTCATAAAATCTCCTCCGCCCGTAAAATCGTCCAGAAATACCTCTTCTACTTCATAGTTGTTTTGATCTGCGAACTGCCTACAACGATGTTCTTGGCTTTCAAGACCATGACCATCTTTTTTCTGGTTTGTTGAGGATACCCGGCAATAAATTAATGCTTTTTGAGACATATAGAATCTATTGTACTAATCCATCGAAATAGTTGTCCAATATGCCGTCTATAAAGGAACAGATAACATCTCTTAGCTCCATTATCTCCTTATCGGTTAGATCCGTTTCTCCGAGATACTTCTTACATTCTTCAATAGATAATGTATGGGAGCTATTTACAGTCTGGTGAGGTCGATCATCAATTTTGTCATGTTTTACAATCATCACCTTCCAATACTGGTAAGAAGTGCGGAAAATACAAGTCAGGGAAAGTTGTCTATTGTATCAAATAAAAATGTTGTAACAACCTGATGCCATTGACAAATATTGATTATTGTGTTACTATTTTAATAATTCTTAAGCCATATAATCAACAAAAAACTCCTAATCAAAATCCATAAGAAACGCCTAAATAGGTCTAAATAAGAGGAAGAAATTCCTCTTTATTTTTAACTCAAATCAATAACTAGACTGCCCATAAGCAGTTTTTTTATATCCCCGGACTTGCCTTTTCAGGCAAATTTCCCAGACTCCCTGATTTCGCGGAGGCTGATATTCTGCACCCATACGTTTCTTTGGAGAGTACTTGTTTCATGGAGATCAGTTCGNNNNNNNNNNNNNTAGGCCAAAAGCGCATAGCATATCTTCTCGGGCATACATGTTCGACGCAGTTTTCAAAGTGGGAAAGTGGAAAGATTCTCCCCAGTCTTGAGAATGCTCTCAAGCTCGCATACATTCTCGATGTTCCAGTCGAATCACTGTTCGGGGATTTAGACATTAGTCTCAGAAGAGATGTTGAAAAGAAGGAACGGGCACTGTCCGGAGAAATGGAAAGGTCAAAAGATTATAAAAAGATAGTCTAGCTGTATGTCATTTTTGCATGGACGAACTCGGATGCTTGCACTCGATCTGGGTATAAAAGAAATGGGTTATGCTCTGCTTGATGATGAAATTCTCATTCGGTACGGGGTGAAGAATTTTAAGAAGAAAGTCAAAAAAGAAACTGTTCCGGGAGTTGATCTCATAAGAACCTATAAGCCCAGAGTTCTTATTTTAGGAAAATTGTCTCATTCGTATAGAAAGGGCAACCCGATGCTCAAAAGAGGCACAAACAAAATAAAGCGGTTCGCCATCAAACAAAGAATCAGGGTCCATGAAATTGAACCTGCATCTGCAATTAAAAGTCTCATGAAGGATGGAAAGCCAACAAAATTTAATGCGGCCGCCCATATCACTGCCTTATACCCTGAACTCACAGCATATCTTCCGCAGAAAGGAAGGATTCTGTGGACCTCAAAGGACTTGTACTGGATGAATATGTTTGACGCCTTAACGCTTGCGCTCGCATATCTGCGGAAAAGAAAGCGCGGGGAACATACAACGATGCACTTATAAAACTCAACCAATATTCTATGACAAGATTTCCTGAAGACTATCAACCCAATAATCTGCTTCCTCCACTGATAGAAACCATAAAAGCGAAACTATCTCTCGACCAAGTAGTGAGGGAATATGCTCTCCTCTTTGATTCGGAAGGTGAGCTTATAGGAAAATGCCCTTTCATGGGGTGCGACGGCTCAATTGCCGTGGACAGGAATAAAGCTTTCTTTCACTGCGACAGTTGCGAGAGAAACGGAGACGTTCTGAGCTTCATTATGGAAATAGAGCACCTGACCCTCAATGAAACGATCAAGGTTATCCTTAGCAGATATGCAGGCTTATGAATGATCTTTACCCACGAGAACAGCTCAGGAATATTACGGACAGATTTGAGAGACTCCTTTCAGGCAGAAAAGACGCCTGGGGTGCGGTCCATGG of Candidatus Niyogibacteria bacterium CG10_big_fil_rev_8_21_14_0_10_46_36 contains these proteins:
- a CDS encoding phenylalanine 4-monooxygenase, translating into MFIHQPYELYTEENHDAWRDLYKRIWNRWEKYANPAFLEGIQLLHLNPDRIPNLTDVNAFLEPLTGFQAKPVSGYVPAGIFFDCLRRREFPTTITIRDKNRLDYLPEPDIFHDVGGHVPMHTNKEFADVLVRFGECARASVQRGISSLADIENRRRYLGNIIKAMARFFWFTVEFGLMKDSGGALKAYGSGLLSSHGELEHCIVSPAVQRFPAQIEWMINQYFEIDHYQPLLFVVEGFDHLFSLVDDLEHWMRDGKLDNVAPGEPNISDSDIDSFLEAIQK
- a CDS encoding arginine--tRNA ligase, producing the protein MKSAYNIVMSLRTRIQKSIEKAAPGIDVTVEVPQRPEHGDYATNAAFLLTQKSISSKDAAQNLVQNIDSALFEKIDIAGAGFINFFLKKELLYGELETIRKEKLSYGTGEKKQKKIQVECISANPTGPITLGNGRGAFLGDTLARALKHAGFTVETEYYVNDAKASKQISDLGKTALGEESAYPYIEELYLQEHPNIKKEIEGMTAAEAGHTLAQFIQKENEKTLQDIGIHTDVFFHEQELFDKKKVRAAVDLLKKHNLDYEKDGALWLRTSAHGDTEDRVIIRNTGEPTYFLTDLAYHLNKFTDRKFNTVIDIWGADHHGYAPRLQAALRALGIRDEQFRVIITQLVRLTENGKEVRMSKRTGQFETLADFVNDIGIDAARYFFLEKSPDTHMDFDLGIAREHSAKNPVYYIQYAHARIASILNEAQSQKHPDYALLTEQKELALIKHMAQFPDVIEDAARTFQVHHIPRYAYELAHAFHDFYEEHHVIQENKELEAARAALVEGVQTVLQNTLHILGIHAPEHM
- a CDS encoding SsrA-binding protein translates to MTLLVQNKRASFDYEILEKFEAGMELRGFEAKSLRIGRGALAGARVIIRGEEAYIVGMDIPPYQAANTPKGHESDRTRRLLLKKSEIKYLIGKGEEKGLTIIPIRVYTKGQRVKLEIAIARGKKKGDKREKIKQRESKRKIERTLKEHM